Below is a window of Herbiconiux aconitum DNA.
GATCTTCATCATCACGGTGGTGTCGATCGCGAACAACCCGAACCACGGCGGTTTCGGAAAGTTCCTGTGGATACTGGTGGCGTTCTTCCTGTCGATCCTCGGCTCGATCCTGTGGCTCATCTTCGGGCGCGGGCGCGTCAACAAGTAGCGAGGTGCACGCGGGCGTCCAGAGACCCCGACTATCATTAGGGGCGAGATGGCTGCCATTTACGACTGCTCTGCACCGACGGAGCTTCTCACCGGAATGCGGCTCGCACGGGCGGCACTCGGCAAGGGCGAACTCGTCGTACTGCCGACCGACACGGTGTACGGCCTCGCTGCCGACGCCTTCGACCCTGCCGCGGTGCAACGGCTCCTCGATGCGAAGGGCCGCACCCGGCAGTCGCCCCCGCCGGTGCTGATCCCGGGCCTCACCACCCTCGACGCCCTGGCCACCGACATCCCCGATTCCGCGCGCGAGCTCGTGACCGAGTTCTGGCCGGGCGGTCTCACTGTCATCCTGCGCGCCACACCGTCGTTGCTGTGGGACCTGGGGGAGACCGGTGGCACCGTCGCCCTCCGCATGCCGGGCGACCCGCTGGCACTCGAGTTGCTGGCCGAGACCGGCCCGCTCGCCGTCTCCAGCGCCAATCTCACCGGTCAGCCGGCTGCGACCACCGCCCAGGAGGCGTTCGAGATGCTCGGCGACAGCGTCGAGGTCTACTTGGATGGCGGTGAGCGCCCACAGGCGGTCGCCTCCACGATCGTCGACGCCACCGATCCCGACGGCCGCATCAGAATCGTGCGACTCGGAGCAGTGTCGGCCGAGCGCATCGGTCACGTGGTCGGCGATCTCCTGCTGCCGGAAACCAGCGTCTGACGCATGCGGTTCTATCTCCTCGTCGCTCTCGTCTCCGCGGTCGTCACCTTCGGGTTGACCTGGGTGATCTACAAACTCAGCCACAAATATCGGCTGTACCCGAAGATCCGCGAACGCGACGTGCACACCCGGCCCACCCCGCGCCTCGGCGGCATCGCGATGTTCATCGGCGTGGTCGTGGCCTTCGTGGTGGCCTCACAGATCAGCTGGTTCCGCCTGGTGTTCGCCGAACCGGGCAAGGTCTGGGCCATCCTCGGCGCCGCCCTCATCATCGTGCTGATCGGTGTGGCCGACGACATCTGGGATCTCGATTGGCTCACGAAGCTGGCCGGGCAGATCATCGCCGCAGGGCTCCTGGCCTGGCAGGGCGTGCAGATCGTGTCGCTGCCGATCGGCGGGTTGACCATCGGATCGAGCGGGATGTCGCTGGTGATCACGATCCTCGCGGTCGTGCTCGTCATGAACGCCATCAACTTCATCGACGGACTGGACGGCCTGGTGGCGGGTGTCGCCCTCATCGCCAACGGCGTCTTCTTCATCTACAGCTACCTGCTGGTGCAAGACACCTCGCCGTTCGACTACTTCAACCTCGCCTCGCTCATCACCGCTGTGCTGATCGGCGCCTGTGCGGGCTTCCTGCCGCTGAACTTCCACCCGGCGAAGCTGTTCATGGGCGACGCCGGAGCACTCCTCGTGGGCCTTCTGATGGCCACCAGCGCTATCGCCGTCACCGGCCAGGTCGACCCGGCGCAGCTCGGCCGCTCGCAGCTGTTCCCGGCGTTCATCCCGATCCTCCTGCCCTTCGCCATCCTGGTCATCCCGCTGCTCGACTTCGGTCTCGCAGTGTTCCGGCGGCTGCGCGCCGGCAAGAGCCCCTTCAGCGCCGACCGCCAGCACCTCCACCACCGGCTGCTCGACATGGGGCACTCGCACCTGCAGGCTGTGCTGATCTTCTACGCCTGGACGGCGGTCATCTCCATCGGCTGCCTGCTCTTCTTCGTACTGCAGCCCTACTGGCTGGCCTTCATCTTCCTCGGCGTCGGCCTCGTGGTCTGCACGGCCGTCACGCTGAGCCCGCTCAGCCGGGAAAAGCGACGCGAGATCGAGGCACAGTCGGCGGATGCGGGTACCCTCGAAGCCGAAGTGAAAGCCGGCGACGATCCGCTCGACGCGGCCGCCGACGAAATCAAGGAGCCCTAAACCGTGACCGACCCGACGAACGCGACCGAGCCTGCGAACGGCACCGAGCCTGCGAACGGCACTGAGCCGGTGATCCGCGGGAACTACCCGACGCCATCCTCCAACAAGGTCTTCTCGACCATCCTGCGCTGGGACATCGTGCTCGCCGTCGCGATCGCCGTGATCGGGGGAGTGATCGGCTATCTCGTCGACGGCTGGCCCGGTGCGATCAGTGCTCTGATCGGCACCGCGCTGGTGCTGGTGTTCGCCGGCATCACGGTGGCGAGCATCCTCGTGGCCAACCGCTTCACTGCGTCGCCGCTGTACACCACGCTGTTCTTCGTGATCGTACTGGGCTCCTGGATGCTCAAGTTCGTGCTGTTCATCGTGATCGTGCTGCTGCTCCGCGGGCAGCCGTGGACCAACGGCACCGTGCTCTTCCTGAGCATCGTCGCAGCCGTCATCGGAACGCTCGTGGTCGACGTCGTCGTGGTCGCCCGCACGCGCATGTCGTACGTTTCTGACGTGAAGCTTCCCAACGGGGAATGACGCCACTACGATTCGTCAGGATGCCCTAAGTATTGATAGGGTTATGACGATCGTTCCGCTGTCCAGCAATGCCGTCGAGGCTTGTATACAGCACACCCCCCAACCGTTCGTCGTCGCGAGAACCGTGAAAAGTTCCACGCCCCGAAACAGGAGATAGCGCTGATAGCTAACGCTGTGAACCTGCTAGCCCCAATGGCAACCTCCGACGATGGTGGTTTCCACGGTCCGTCGATCGAGGAGTTCTTCCCCGAGGCCATTTTCTTCGCTGGCACGCCGTTCGAAATCAACCGAATCATCATCATCCGCTTCATCGCGATGCTGGCCATCATCCTGATCTTCTGGATCGGCACGCGGCGCATGAAGGTGGTGCCTGGTCGCTTCCAGAGCGTCGTCGAGATGGGCCTGGACTTCACCCGGGTGAATATCGCCGAAGACCTGCTCGGCAAGAAGGACGGACGTCGCTTCCTGCCGCTGATCACGACGATCTTCTTCATGGTGCTGTTCGCCAACCTGACGGGCATCATCCCGTTCTTGAACATCTCGTCGAACGCCATCATCGGCATGCCGCTCGTTCTCGCCCTTGTGGCCTGGTGCGCGTTCATGTACGCCGGCATCAAGAAGCATCCCGGCGCCTTCTTCAAGAACGCCCTGTTCCCGCCCGGAGTGCCCCCGGCGCTCTACCTCATCGTGACGCCGATCGAGTTCGTCTCGACGTTCATCCTGCGGCCGATCACGCTGACGCTGCGACTGCTGATGAACATGCTCGTCGGCCACCTCCTGCTGGTGCTGTTCTTCTCGGCCACGCAGTTCTTCTTCTTCACCGCCACGCAGACCAGCCTCTTCTACGGTCTGTTCGGTGTGGGAACGCTGGCCTTCGGCTTCGTCTTCACGCTCTTCGAGATCCTGGTGGCCGTGCTGCAGGCCTACGTCTTCGCACTCCTCACCACGGTCTACATCCAGCTCGCGCTGGCTGACGAACACTAATACGGCGCCAGGCACCCGCCTGCTCCACCATCACGAAAGGGAACAACAATGGCAGACACAGCCATCCTCGCCGAGGTCTCCGGTAGCATCGCCACCGTCGGTTACGGCCTCGCCGCAATCGGCCCGGCCATCGGCGTGGGCATCGTCGTCGGCAAGACCATCGAGGGCGTCGCCCGTCAGCCCGAACTGGCCGGCCGACTCCAGGTGCTGATGTACATCGGTATCGCGTTCACCGAGGCTCTGGCCTTCATCGGTATCGCCACCGGCTTCATCTTCGGCTTCTGAACCTCTTTCACCCTAGGAAGGAGGCGCCATGCTTAAGACCATTCTCGTAGCAGCCACCGAAGAAGCACAGCCGAACCCGTTGCTTCCGGAGGCCTACGACATCATCTGGTCGCTGGTCTGCTTCGTCGTCATCCTCTTCTTCTTCTGGCGGCTCGTGCTGCCTCGAATGAAGAAGTTGCTCGATGAGCGCTCCGCCGCCATCGAGGGCAACATGGAGAAGGCCGACGAAGCACAGCGCGAGGCCGAAGCTGCTCTCGAGCAGTACACGGCTCAGCTCGCCGAGGCTCGCGCCGAGGCCGGCAAGATCCGTGAGCAGGCCCGTTCCGATGCCCAGCGCATCGGTGCGGAGATCCAGGCCCAGGCCCAGACCGACGCCGAGCGCGTGAAGGCGAACGCCCAGGTGGCCATCGAGGCCGATCGCCAGTCGGCGCTCGTTTCGCTGCGCACCGAGGTCGGCAGCCTCGCCATCGACCTCGCGTCGGGCGTCGTGGGGGAGTCGCTCTCCGACGACAAGAAGGCGACGGCACTCGTCGACCGCTTCCTGGCCGATTTGGAAGCATCCGACACTGCAGGAAAGAAGTAATCACCGATGGGTAGCGCGACCAGAGTAGCCCTCGTGGAGGCCAAGGCTCGTCTGGCGAGCCTCGGCTCGCGGGTCGATCTGGCCACGGGAGAAGAGCTCTTCGCCGCGGGCCGGATCATCGGGGATTCGACACACCTGCTCGGTGCTCTGTCCGACCCGGGCGTCGACGTGCCGATCAAAGTGGCACTCGTGCGGCAGTTGTTCGCACCGGGCTACGGCCCAACCACGGTGGAGCTGCTCGAGGGCATCGCGTCGAGCCGGTGGTCGAGTCAAACCGACCTGCTGGCCGGCATCGAGGAGATCGGCATCCGTGCCGTTGCGGGCTCCGCGCCCACCTCGGCCGCGATCGACTCCGAACTGTTCGAGTTCGGCCGCGCGATCACGAGCGATGCGAAGCTGGAGCTCGCGCTCGGGTCGAAGCTCGGTTCCACCGATCAGAAGCGCGGCCTGGTCGAGCGTCTGCTCGGCGGGCGAGCATCTGAGCAGACGGTCGCCATCGCGCGTCAGCTGGTCACCCAGCCGCGTGGTCGGCGCATCGGTGAGCTGATCCGTTACGCCTCCACGATCGTCGCCGACCAGTCGGGTTCGGCGGTCGCGACGGTCACCACGGCTATTCCGCTCGGTTCGGCTCAGCTCCAGCGTCTGGAGACGGTGTTGGCCTCGCAGTACGGCCGCCGCGTGCAGCTGAACGAGGTGATCGACGCGTCGGTCATCGGCGGAATCCGCATCCAGATCGGCGACGACGTCATCGACGGAAGCGTCGCCACGCGCATCAACGATTTGAGACTTCAGCTCGCTGGCTAATCGGCGGGCACAGGAACACACTGGGGGCATACCCCATCAGAAAAGGGAAAACGATGGCTGAACTTACGATCCGCCCCGATGAGATCCGCGACGCTCTCAAGGACTTCGTCGCGGCGTACGAGCCCGGCAAGGCCGCGACCACCGAGGTGGGCTACGTCATCGACGCCGCCGACGGTATCGCGCACGTCGAAGGTCTCCCGGGTGTCATGGCGAACGAGCTGATCCGCTTCTCGGACGGCACGCTCGGCCTCGCCCAGAACCTCGACGAGAACGAGATCGGCGTCGTCGTGCTCGGCGAGTTCACCGGCATCGAAGAAGGTCAAGAGGTCACACGCACCGGTGAGGTGCTGTCCGTTCCGGTGGGCGACGGCTACCTCGGCCGCGTGGTCGACCCGCTCGGCGTTCCGATCGACGGCCTGGGCGACATCGCCACCGAGGGTCGCCGCGAGCTCGAGCTCCAGGCCCCCGGCGTCATGGCCCGCAAGAGCGTGCACGAGCCGATGCAGACCGGCATCAAGGCGATCGACGCCATGATCCCGATCGGCCGCGGTCAGCGCCAGCTGATCATCGGCGACCGCCAGACCGGCAAGACCGCCATCGCGATCGACACGATCATCAACCAGAAGGCCAACTGGGAGTCGGGCGACGAGAACAAGCAGGTTCGCTGCATCTACGTCGCGATCGGCCAGAAGGGCTCCACCATCGCCTCCGTCAAGGGTGCGCTGGAAGACGCCGGAGCGATGGAGTACACCACCATCGTCGCGTCGCCGGCCTCCGACCCGGCCGGCTTCAAATACCTCGCCCCCTACACCGGCTCGGCCATCGGTCAGCACTGGATGTACGGCGGCAAGCACGTGCTGATCATCTTCGACGACCTGTCGAAGCAGGCCGAGGCCTACCGCGCCGTGTCGCTCCTGCTGCGCCGCCCGCCGGGACGCGAGGCATACCCCGGCGACGTGTTCTACCTGCACTCGCGTCTGCTCGAGCGTTGCGCCAAGCTCTCCGACGAGCTGGGTGCCGGATCGATGACGGGTCTCCCGATCATCGAGACCAAGGCGAACGACGTGTCGGCCTACATCCCGACCAACGTGATCTCGATCACCGACGGCCAGATCTTCCTGCAGTCCGACCTCTTCAACGCCAACCAGCGCCCCGCGGTCGACGTCGGTATCTCGGTGTCGCGAGTCGGTGGCGACGCGCAGGTGAAGTCGATCAAGAAGGTCTCCGGAACGCTGAAACTCGAGCTGGCGCAGTACCGCTCGCTCGAGGCCTTCGCGATGTTCGCCTCCGACCTGGATGCGACCTCGCGACGTCAGCTCGCCCGAGGCGCCCGCCTCACCGAGCTGCTCAAGCAGCCGCAGTACTCGCCGTTCCCGGTCGAGAAGCAGGTTGTGTCGATCTGGGCCGGAACCAACGGCAAGCTCGACGAGGTGCCGGTCGACGACATCCTGCGCTTCGAGGCGGAGTTCCACGACTTCCTCGACCGCAACACCGAGGTGCTGACCGTGCTCCGCGACACGAACGTGCTCTCCGACGAGACCGTCGCCGACCTCGAGAAGGCCGTCGACGACTTCAAGCTGGAGTTCCAGACGGGCGAGGGCAAGCCGCTCGCTTCGGTGGGTCGCGAGGAGTTCGCTGCCACCGCTCCTGAGGATGTCAACCAGGAGAAGATCGTGAAGGGTCGCCGCTAAGCCATGGGCGCACAACTTCGGGTCTACCGGTCGAAGATCAAGTCGGCCCAGACGACCAAGAAGATCACGAGGGCGATGGAGCTGATCTCCGCGTCGCGCATTCAGAAGGCGCAGACGCGGGTGAAGCAGTCCACGCCGTATTCGCGGGCGATCACGCGCGCCGTCTCGGCGGTGGCGACGTATTCGAACGTCGAGCACCCGCTGACGACCGAGCGCGAGAAGCTCGACACCGCGGCGATCGTCATCTTCACGTCCGACCGCGGTCTGGCCGGCGCGTTCTCGTCATCGGTGCTCAAGGAGGCGGAGCAACTCGCCGAACTCCTGCGCAGCGAAGGCAAGCAGGTCGTCTACTACCTGGTGGGCCGGAAGGCCGTCGGCTACTTCAGCTTCCGCAGGCGCGACAGCGCTCGGTCGTGGACCGGTGGAACCGACCAGCCGGTGTTCGAGACCGCCAAGGAGATCGCGGATGCGGTCGTCACGGCCTACAACCTCGACGACGAAGAGGGTGGCGTCGACGAGATCCACCTCGTCTACAACCGCTTCGTGAGCATGGTGAGCCAGGTTCCCGAGGTCGTGCGACTGCTGCCGCTCGAGATCGTGGAGGGCGAGGCGCCCGAGGCTGACTCCCACGAGGTCTTTCCTCTCTACGAGTTCGAGCCGGATGCCGAGACCGTACTCGACGCGCTGCTGCCGATCTACGTCGAGAGCCGCATCTTCAACGCGATGCTGCAGTCGGCCGCGGCCGAGCACGCCGCTCGCCAGAAGGCGATGAAGTCGGCCAGCGACAATGCCGACAACCTGATCCGTGACTACACGCGACTGGCGAACAACGCTCGTCAGAGCGAGATCACGCAGCAGATTTCCGAGATCGTGGGTGGGGCCGACGCACTGGCCCCCGCCAAGAAGTAACCGAAGAGAAGAGAAAGCACTATGACTGACACTGCCGTTGCGCCAGTCCAGGCTGAGGAGACGCCGGGCGGCGCCGGACGTATCG
It encodes the following:
- a CDS encoding MraY family glycosyltransferase: MRFYLLVALVSAVVTFGLTWVIYKLSHKYRLYPKIRERDVHTRPTPRLGGIAMFIGVVVAFVVASQISWFRLVFAEPGKVWAILGAALIIVLIGVADDIWDLDWLTKLAGQIIAAGLLAWQGVQIVSLPIGGLTIGSSGMSLVITILAVVLVMNAINFIDGLDGLVAGVALIANGVFFIYSYLLVQDTSPFDYFNLASLITAVLIGACAGFLPLNFHPAKLFMGDAGALLVGLLMATSAIAVTGQVDPAQLGRSQLFPAFIPILLPFAILVIPLLDFGLAVFRRLRAGKSPFSADRQHLHHRLLDMGHSHLQAVLIFYAWTAVISIGCLLFFVLQPYWLAFIFLGVGLVVCTAVTLSPLSREKRREIEAQSADAGTLEAEVKAGDDPLDAAADEIKEP
- a CDS encoding F0F1 ATP synthase subunit delta codes for the protein MGSATRVALVEAKARLASLGSRVDLATGEELFAAGRIIGDSTHLLGALSDPGVDVPIKVALVRQLFAPGYGPTTVELLEGIASSRWSSQTDLLAGIEEIGIRAVAGSAPTSAAIDSELFEFGRAITSDAKLELALGSKLGSTDQKRGLVERLLGGRASEQTVAIARQLVTQPRGRRIGELIRYASTIVADQSGSAVATVTTAIPLGSAQLQRLETVLASQYGRRVQLNEVIDASVIGGIRIQIGDDVIDGSVATRINDLRLQLAG
- the atpB gene encoding F0F1 ATP synthase subunit A is translated as MATSDDGGFHGPSIEEFFPEAIFFAGTPFEINRIIIIRFIAMLAIILIFWIGTRRMKVVPGRFQSVVEMGLDFTRVNIAEDLLGKKDGRRFLPLITTIFFMVLFANLTGIIPFLNISSNAIIGMPLVLALVAWCAFMYAGIKKHPGAFFKNALFPPGVPPALYLIVTPIEFVSTFILRPITLTLRLLMNMLVGHLLLVLFFSATQFFFFTATQTSLFYGLFGVGTLAFGFVFTLFEILVAVLQAYVFALLTTVYIQLALADEH
- a CDS encoding L-threonylcarbamoyladenylate synthase, giving the protein MAAIYDCSAPTELLTGMRLARAALGKGELVVLPTDTVYGLAADAFDPAAVQRLLDAKGRTRQSPPPVLIPGLTTLDALATDIPDSARELVTEFWPGGLTVILRATPSLLWDLGETGGTVALRMPGDPLALELLAETGPLAVSSANLTGQPAATTAQEAFEMLGDSVEVYLDGGERPQAVASTIVDATDPDGRIRIVRLGAVSAERIGHVVGDLLLPETSV
- a CDS encoding F0F1 ATP synthase subunit B, with product MLKTILVAATEEAQPNPLLPEAYDIIWSLVCFVVILFFFWRLVLPRMKKLLDERSAAIEGNMEKADEAQREAEAALEQYTAQLAEARAEAGKIREQARSDAQRIGAEIQAQAQTDAERVKANAQVAIEADRQSALVSLRTEVGSLAIDLASGVVGESLSDDKKATALVDRFLADLEASDTAGKK
- a CDS encoding PLDc N-terminal domain-containing protein — translated: MDPISISVSLIALVIFIITVVSIANNPNHGGFGKFLWILVAFFLSILGSILWLIFGRGRVNK
- the atpA gene encoding F0F1 ATP synthase subunit alpha, coding for MAELTIRPDEIRDALKDFVAAYEPGKAATTEVGYVIDAADGIAHVEGLPGVMANELIRFSDGTLGLAQNLDENEIGVVVLGEFTGIEEGQEVTRTGEVLSVPVGDGYLGRVVDPLGVPIDGLGDIATEGRRELELQAPGVMARKSVHEPMQTGIKAIDAMIPIGRGQRQLIIGDRQTGKTAIAIDTIINQKANWESGDENKQVRCIYVAIGQKGSTIASVKGALEDAGAMEYTTIVASPASDPAGFKYLAPYTGSAIGQHWMYGGKHVLIIFDDLSKQAEAYRAVSLLLRRPPGREAYPGDVFYLHSRLLERCAKLSDELGAGSMTGLPIIETKANDVSAYIPTNVISITDGQIFLQSDLFNANQRPAVDVGISVSRVGGDAQVKSIKKVSGTLKLELAQYRSLEAFAMFASDLDATSRRQLARGARLTELLKQPQYSPFPVEKQVVSIWAGTNGKLDEVPVDDILRFEAEFHDFLDRNTEVLTVLRDTNVLSDETVADLEKAVDDFKLEFQTGEGKPLASVGREEFAATAPEDVNQEKIVKGRR
- the atpE gene encoding ATP synthase F0 subunit C: MADTAILAEVSGSIATVGYGLAAIGPAIGVGIVVGKTIEGVARQPELAGRLQVLMYIGIAFTEALAFIGIATGFIFGF
- a CDS encoding F0F1 ATP synthase subunit gamma, encoding MGAQLRVYRSKIKSAQTTKKITRAMELISASRIQKAQTRVKQSTPYSRAITRAVSAVATYSNVEHPLTTEREKLDTAAIVIFTSDRGLAGAFSSSVLKEAEQLAELLRSEGKQVVYYLVGRKAVGYFSFRRRDSARSWTGGTDQPVFETAKEIADAVVTAYNLDDEEGGVDEIHLVYNRFVSMVSQVPEVVRLLPLEIVEGEAPEADSHEVFPLYEFEPDAETVLDALLPIYVESRIFNAMLQSAAAEHAARQKAMKSASDNADNLIRDYTRLANNARQSEITQQISEIVGGADALAPAKK